The Flavivirga eckloniae genomic interval GAAAAGAGGCTAAAACAGGTATTAACTTCGTTAATTTCAAAATATTCATCCAACAAAGAATTTAGCTACGGAACAAAACAACTTTTTCAAGATTTTATCAATAACACGTTCTTTGATACTTTTTCATTAAGCAAAACTGCCTTGCAATTTGGAATGAGTAAATACAAATTCATACGATTGTTCAAGCAAGAAACAGGTTTAACACCTAACAATTTTATTCTTCTAAAAAAAATTGAGCAAAGTAAAGAATTGCTGAAAAATGGAAATCCAATATTTGATGTTGCTATCGACTGCGGATTTTACGACAACTCACATTTCTATAAAAACTTCAAACGATTCATTGGCGTTAATCCATTGGAATTCCAAAATGCTTTCTTCGCTATTTAATGCAATATTTTACAATAGAAAAGAATTCTAAACCTTCATCTTTGCTTACATTAAAACCAAAACAATGAAAATTTATCTTTTATTAATATATATACTAATAACGACTATCGCATTTTCACAAAAAAAAGAATATGCAAACGAAGATTTAGAGAGTAAACTAGATTCTTTAATTACAAACACAATGGAATCCGAGCATATCGCTGGAGCCTCATATATTATCGTAAAAGATGGAAAAACGTTATTAAAAAAAGGTTATGGATATGCTACTCTAGGCAAAAATGCAAAACCCGTAAACCCAGATTCTACAATTTTCAGAATTGGCTCAATAACAAAAACATTTACCGTAACAGCACTTCTTCAACTTGAAGATAGGAACTTGATTGATTTAGACAAAGATGTAAATCAATATCTAAAATCAGTAAAAGTCCCAGCCACTTATAATGAACCGATAACAGCTTCACATCTTTTTACACATAGTGCTGGATTTGATGAATTGAGAGGAAGAGTAGTTTATAAAAAAGGTCAACAAATAGCATTAGAAGATTTTCTTCACGATAAATTGATACGATTAAGAAAACCCGGAATTGTACCGGCATATTCTACTTTCGGTATGGCACTTGCTGGATTATTGGTGGAGGATATTAGTGGATTTACTCTCGAAGAATATATGAAAAGGAACATTTGGGAGCCACTTGGAATGACAATGACAAGCATAGAATTAACAAAAAATCAAGAAAAAAATTTATCAATAGGTTACGAATATATGAATGGCATCAACATTCCGCAACTCTGGGAGTGGTATCATACTTACCCTGCTTCCTCAATTAATAGTACTACCGCAGATATGGGGAAGTATCTGCAAATGCATCTTAATCTCGGTGAATTCAACAAGAATAAAATTTTAAACCCAGAAACAGCTTTATCAATGCAAACCCAACAACTCTCTATAAATCCAGAAGTTTATGGTTTTGCATATGGTTTTTATGAAAAAAACCAATTTGGTCTTAAAGCATATAATCACGGAGGAGATATGCTGGGATATAGCTCGTTCATAACACTAGTTCCCGAAATTAATTTGGGAGTATTTGTCGTTCATCATCACGAAAACACGAACTTAAGAAATAAAGTTATATCTCAGGTTTTAGAGCATTTTGGAACTAAAGATGTAATCAATCCAAATCCTAAAAGAATGAATAGTGATGTTTCCAAATTTACTGGAAATTATAAATGGATGTCCACCTGTAGTACATGCCTTGATAGTGACAAGCAAAAAACTTACGAACTAACTGCAAATAAAGATAATACTCTTTCAGGTTTTGGTAGAAAATTTTATCAAGTAGAACCATTATTGTTCAAAAGTTACGATGGAAAAAGGGTTATGGGTTTTTTACAAAATAACAGTAGAAAAATTAAGTATTTGTCTTTAGGAAATGTAAACGTATTTGAGAAAGTGGAATAAAAACTACTGACAATACCATATAATTTATTGCTAGTTCTAGCCTATTTATAAAAACCCTTTCGAATTTTCTATTATATTTTTATTTGCTAAATTAGATGATTGACCACGCAACAAATCATTAATGAATTATCAAACATTTCAACCTCATCCAGATTTAGAATCGCTCATTAGCTGTTATTGGACTTTAGAAGTGCCTGCCGATAATGATTCGCAAAAACAACGAATTGTACCAGATGGCTGTATTGAAATGGCTTTTATCCTTGGTGATGATATAAAGCGATATACTTCGGAAGATGAATTTATCCTGCAACCTCGCGCCATGGTACTTGGACAAACCATAGAACCATTTTATATTGAGCCAACAGGATATGTGAATACATTCGCAATCCGATTTTACCCTTACGGATTTGCCAATTTTGTAACAGAACCAATTAAAAACTTAGCTAATAAAGAAACGCCATTAGAATTATTGTTTGACGAAAAAGCCGCTAAGCAACTAGAACAAAAACTAATTCAAGCGAAAGATGTTAAACAACGAATAGAAATCATAGAAAGATTTCTGCTAGAAAGATTAAACGAAAAATCAACCGTTGATTATATTGTAAAATCAACCGTTAACGCCCTTTTATCTACAAACGGAAACGCACCGATAAAAACGATTCTTAAAGATGACTTGTCCAAAAGAAGACAACTTGAGAGAAAGTTTAAGAAACAAATCGGAGTTAGCCCAAAACAGTTAGGCAAAGTCATTCGACTACAAACCGCATTAAAAATGTTACTTA includes:
- a CDS encoding AraC family transcriptional regulator; translated protein: MNYQTFQPHPDLESLISCYWTLEVPADNDSQKQRIVPDGCIEMAFILGDDIKRYTSEDEFILQPRAMVLGQTIEPFYIEPTGYVNTFAIRFYPYGFANFVTEPIKNLANKETPLELLFDEKAAKQLEQKLIQAKDVKQRIEIIERFLLERLNEKSTVDYIVKSTVNALLSTNGNAPIKTILKDDLSKRRQLERKFKKQIGVSPKQLGKVIRLQTALKMLLNKETESLTSIAYESEYYDQAHFIKDFKEFTGTNPKEFLGNENMALSALFYK
- a CDS encoding serine hydrolase domain-containing protein, which produces MKIYLLLIYILITTIAFSQKKEYANEDLESKLDSLITNTMESEHIAGASYIIVKDGKTLLKKGYGYATLGKNAKPVNPDSTIFRIGSITKTFTVTALLQLEDRNLIDLDKDVNQYLKSVKVPATYNEPITASHLFTHSAGFDELRGRVVYKKGQQIALEDFLHDKLIRLRKPGIVPAYSTFGMALAGLLVEDISGFTLEEYMKRNIWEPLGMTMTSIELTKNQEKNLSIGYEYMNGINIPQLWEWYHTYPASSINSTTADMGKYLQMHLNLGEFNKNKILNPETALSMQTQQLSINPEVYGFAYGFYEKNQFGLKAYNHGGDMLGYSSFITLVPEINLGVFVVHHHENTNLRNKVISQVLEHFGTKDVINPNPKRMNSDVSKFTGNYKWMSTCSTCLDSDKQKTYELTANKDNTLSGFGRKFYQVEPLLFKSYDGKRVMGFLQNNSRKIKYLSLGNVNVFEKVE